One Mucilaginibacter ginkgonis genomic region harbors:
- a CDS encoding plasmid mobilization protein codes for MEIEKRKIKWLNLRLTEDEFKTFKKHQQKSIFRKMSDYGRALLLNKPVTIYYRDKSADNAIEELAILRRELNAIGRNINQVTKQINTANGKPVPGSWIELIRMINKRLEPKMDEIQERMNKFSDLWSQKLNMDKASSGH; via the coding sequence ATGGAAATTGAGAAAAGGAAAATAAAATGGCTGAATCTTCGGTTAACTGAAGATGAATTTAAAACTTTTAAAAAACATCAACAGAAAAGCATCTTCAGGAAAATGAGTGATTATGGGCGTGCCTTGCTTTTGAATAAACCTGTCACTATTTATTACCGTGACAAGTCTGCAGATAATGCAATAGAAGAACTTGCCATCCTGCGCCGCGAGCTTAATGCGATCGGCAGGAATATTAATCAAGTTACTAAGCAAATCAACACAGCGAATGGAAAACCTGTTCCGGGATCATGGATAGAATTGATACGGATGATTAATAAAAGGCTTGAACCCAAAATGGATGAAATACAGGAACGAATGAATAAGTTTTCTGATCTATGGTCGCAAAAATTAAACATGGACAAAGCCTCATCGGGGCATTAA
- a CDS encoding ArnT family glycosyltransferase: MSFAPNTNTNNQKLIWYFILVWTILNAFQAATLEIHADEAYYWLYSRFLDWGYYDHPPMVAVFIKVGYSLFQNEFGARLVTVLTSSIAIGILWQTLKTYRVDAGLFITIVSSLLIFHIYGFITTPDAPLFFFTVIFYFLFEQYLKTDKWLTALLISITLACLLYSKYHGVLVILFSVLANVKLLKRPTFWLIVFLTTALYIPHIWWQIRHNYPSIEYHLFERTSEINGIENALLFPLGQLLIAGPLVGWMIFYYAFRTKIKDAFIRTLLVNAIGTLLFFWFSSAKGEVQPHWTLIAFVPITLLTLINFSQGGAPAKWFKILAYINIGVIVLFRIALSDQLPFIMQRTRLGSLFGYKEWTKQIQAKAGNAYVMFGDGFQDPAKYSFYTHSLKGFSYDSRYYRRTQFELWPIENDFQGKRTLYVATMQDPLFMRDTFTTVKRKYWYGWVDSTRTYQRVFIKTDNYKMTVKAGEQVTVPVTLNNPYPFQINFTNKGQPHQVIFGACFLQHEEMVYAQRADSTFYTKSIAPGKTITYNFTFAAPSIKGSYDLLFSLRTTPFPGGRNSRVIKFTVQ, translated from the coding sequence ATGAGTTTTGCTCCAAACACAAATACCAATAATCAAAAACTGATCTGGTATTTTATCCTTGTTTGGACTATCCTCAACGCTTTCCAGGCAGCCACATTAGAGATCCATGCAGATGAGGCTTATTATTGGCTTTATTCCCGCTTTTTAGATTGGGGTTATTACGACCATCCACCGATGGTGGCTGTATTCATAAAGGTGGGCTACAGCCTGTTTCAAAATGAATTTGGAGCACGCTTGGTAACCGTACTTACAAGTTCTATAGCAATTGGCATCCTGTGGCAAACTTTAAAGACCTATCGCGTAGACGCCGGGCTATTTATAACTATCGTAAGCAGTTTACTCATATTCCATATCTACGGTTTTATCACCACACCAGACGCGCCGCTATTTTTCTTCACCGTAATTTTTTACTTCTTATTTGAACAATATCTCAAAACGGATAAATGGCTAACGGCGTTACTCATCTCTATAACATTAGCTTGTCTGCTGTATAGCAAATACCATGGTGTGCTTGTGATCTTGTTTAGTGTATTGGCGAATGTTAAGCTCTTAAAACGCCCAACGTTTTGGCTCATCGTCTTCCTGACAACGGCACTGTACATACCGCATATTTGGTGGCAAATAAGGCACAACTACCCATCGATAGAATATCACTTGTTTGAACGCACTTCAGAAATCAATGGCATTGAAAACGCATTGTTGTTTCCATTGGGTCAGCTGCTCATTGCAGGCCCGTTGGTGGGATGGATGATCTTTTATTACGCCTTTCGAACTAAAATCAAAGATGCTTTTATCCGCACATTATTGGTTAATGCAATCGGCACTTTGTTGTTTTTCTGGTTTAGTTCTGCCAAAGGCGAAGTGCAGCCGCATTGGACGCTTATTGCTTTTGTACCAATTACGTTGCTCACGCTCATTAATTTCAGTCAGGGTGGGGCGCCCGCAAAATGGTTTAAAATATTGGCTTACATAAATATCGGTGTGATCGTTTTATTCCGGATCGCTTTATCAGACCAACTGCCATTCATTATGCAAAGGACGCGGTTAGGAAGTTTATTCGGGTACAAAGAATGGACTAAGCAAATACAAGCTAAAGCCGGCAATGCTTATGTAATGTTCGGCGATGGTTTTCAGGATCCGGCTAAGTATTCATTTTACACACATTCGCTTAAAGGCTTCTCTTACGACAGTCGCTATTATCGCCGCACGCAATTTGAACTTTGGCCTATAGAAAATGATTTTCAAGGGAAGCGTACGTTGTACGTTGCCACCATGCAAGACCCGCTTTTTATGCGCGATACTTTCACGACTGTAAAACGTAAATATTGGTATGGTTGGGTAGACAGCACACGCACCTATCAGCGGGTTTTCATTAAAACAGATAATTATAAAATGACTGTAAAGGCGGGTGAACAGGTAACCGTGCCTGTCACTTTAAATAATCCGTATCCCTTTCAAATCAATTTTACCAACAAGGGTCAACCGCACCAAGTAATTTTCGGCGCTTGCTTTTTGCAGCACGAAGAGATGGTATATGCGCAAAGGGCAGATAGCACGTTTTATACAAAAAGCATCGCCCCGGGTAAAACCATTACCTATAACTTTACATTTGCAGCACCATCAATTAAAGGCAGTTATGATCTGTTATTTTCACTGCGTACAACCCCTTTCCCGGGCGGGCGTAACAGCCGGGTCATCAAGTTTACCGTTCAATAA
- a CDS encoding PfkB family carbohydrate kinase, whose protein sequence is MSLLVIGTVAFDAIETPFGKTDKIVGGAATYAGLAASYFYNDVKIVAVVGEDFPEEEIADFNRHHIDTEGLQIKQGEKSFFWSGKYHNDMNSRDTLVTELNVLADFDPIIPDSYQDCEYLMLGNLTPQVQQTVINRLKKRPKLIVMDTMNFWMDIAMDNLLQAIKMVDVLTINDAEARQLSGEYSLVKAANKILTMGPKYLIIKKGEHGALLFHEKHIFSAPALPLEEVFDPTGAGDTFAGGFIGYMAKAGEVNYENMKSAIIYGSALASFCVEKFGTEKIKGLAADEVKARVQQFVSLSHFDIA, encoded by the coding sequence ATGAGCCTTTTAGTTATTGGTACGGTGGCGTTTGACGCTATTGAAACCCCTTTTGGTAAAACAGATAAGATAGTTGGTGGCGCAGCCACTTATGCAGGCTTGGCCGCTTCTTATTTTTACAACGACGTTAAGATTGTAGCAGTCGTTGGTGAAGATTTTCCAGAAGAAGAAATAGCTGATTTTAATCGCCACCACATTGATACAGAAGGTTTACAGATTAAACAAGGAGAAAAATCCTTTTTTTGGAGCGGCAAATACCATAACGACATGAACAGTCGCGATACGTTGGTGACAGAACTTAACGTACTGGCTGATTTTGATCCCATTATCCCCGATAGTTACCAGGATTGCGAATATTTAATGCTCGGCAACTTAACGCCGCAAGTGCAACAAACTGTCATTAACCGTTTAAAAAAGCGGCCTAAGCTTATCGTAATGGACACCATGAACTTTTGGATGGACATTGCTATGGATAATCTGCTGCAAGCCATTAAAATGGTTGATGTTTTAACTATTAATGACGCAGAGGCACGCCAGCTAAGCGGCGAGTACTCATTAGTCAAGGCAGCCAACAAGATCCTGACGATGGGCCCCAAATACCTGATCATAAAAAAAGGCGAGCACGGTGCGTTATTATTCCATGAGAAACACATTTTTTCTGCTCCTGCTTTGCCATTAGAAGAGGTTTTCGATCCGACAGGTGCAGGCGATACCTTCGCTGGCGGCTTTATTGGCTACATGGCGAAGGCAGGTGAAGTGAATTACGAAAATATGAAGAGTGCCATAATATACGGATCTGCATTGGCGTCATTCTGTGTAGAAAAGTTTGGCACGGAGAAAATTAAAGGCCTCGCTGCCGATGAAGTTAAAGCCCGCGTGCAGCAGTTTGTAAGCCTGTCGCACTTTGATATTGCATAA
- a CDS encoding helix-turn-helix domain-containing protein gives MESLTFDQLPQAVGELLEKVSKIEDILNQDHAENKEPEGLFSITQAAKFLNLSISTIYGKVCRREIPVSKQGKRLYFNKTELLEWVKSGRKRTLVELATSTTFIRTHRH, from the coding sequence ATGGAATCATTAACTTTTGATCAATTACCTCAAGCAGTTGGGGAGCTTTTAGAAAAGGTATCTAAGATTGAGGATATCCTTAACCAAGATCATGCTGAAAATAAAGAACCTGAAGGGCTTTTTTCGATTACGCAGGCAGCAAAATTTTTGAACCTTTCAATCTCCACTATTTACGGAAAGGTGTGCCGCCGGGAAATTCCTGTAAGCAAACAAGGAAAACGACTTTATTTCAATAAAACGGAATTGTTGGAATGGGTCAAATCAGGCAGAAAACGGACTCTGGTTGAACTTGCTACCTCAACTACATTTATAAGAACCCATCGTCATTAA
- a CDS encoding ParA family protein — MAKIITIAHQKGGVGKSTLALNLALCFKDQLKVALIDSDVQGSIYHIKNDFPELDILSPEKISVIPDLSYDLIIVDTPPYLSNKLNELFGYSDYVLVPSKAGFFDVMAIKSTLALIRFAQAQNTKLKAGIVLNMIKPRSGITSEVIELLSSLGTPILTTRIVDRVSLARSSMTSGILKSSDQKAIEEVTHLAEEIVNVISE, encoded by the coding sequence ATGGCAAAAATTATCACTATTGCCCATCAGAAAGGCGGCGTAGGAAAGAGCACCTTGGCTCTAAATTTGGCGTTGTGCTTCAAAGATCAACTCAAGGTCGCACTCATTGATTCTGACGTGCAAGGCAGTATATATCATATAAAGAATGATTTTCCCGAATTGGATATCTTATCCCCTGAAAAGATCAGTGTAATTCCGGATTTAAGTTATGATTTAATAATAGTCGATACACCGCCTTACTTATCGAATAAACTAAATGAGTTGTTTGGTTATTCAGATTACGTGCTTGTGCCTTCAAAAGCCGGCTTCTTTGACGTGATGGCAATCAAATCTACCCTAGCATTGATCCGTTTTGCGCAAGCGCAAAATACAAAGCTAAAAGCAGGTATAGTATTGAATATGATAAAACCAAGATCCGGTATCACCTCGGAGGTAATTGAGTTATTGTCTTCCCTTGGTACACCAATATTAACCACTAGGATAGTCGACCGGGTTAGTTTGGCACGCTCTTCAATGACTTCAGGAATTTTAAAAAGCTCAGATCAGAAAGCCATCGAAGAGGTAACTCATCTCGCTGAAGAAATTGTCAATGTCATCAGTGAATAA